From Nicotiana tabacum cultivar K326 chromosome 22, ASM71507v2, whole genome shotgun sequence, one genomic window encodes:
- the LOC107789251 gene encoding uncharacterized protein LOC107789251: MDILKQELEKRRQSLAQDVGGRKVFKRSEIEQKRLQRIREEEKREAEAKSLRQKQLEQQQNPTDKSSSKSNSKTDIQSLKQDSSSSSASKALTDEQKIDDLNLPRQEVIRRLRFLKQPVTLFGEDDVARLDRLKFVLKAGLFEVDDSDMTEGQTNDFLRDIVELKKRQKSGMLSERKRKVPTEDAGEDKDGGGGDEDLSGDGEEDVDHDKDVKRMKTNFEELCDEDKILVFFKKLLNEWNQELAEMTEAEKRTAKGKSMVATFKQCARYLNPLFKFCRKKLLPDDIRQALLVVVECCMKRDYLAAMDQYIKMAIGNAPWPIGVTMVGIHERSAREKIYTNSVAHIMNDETTRKYLQSVKRLMTFCQRRYPAMPSKAVEFNSLANGSDLQSLLAEEGTSGGSQTSEERLRIMPA, from the exons ATGGATATACTGAAACAGGAATTGGAGAAACGACGGCAAAGCTTAGCCCAAGACGTTGGTGGCCGGAAAGTTTTCAAGCGATCGGAAATCGAACAGAAACGCCTCCAGAgaattcgcgaagaggaaaaacGTGAAGCCGAAGCCAAATCCCTCCGTCAAAAGCAATTAGAACAGCAACAGAACCCTACCGATAAATCCTCGTCAAAATCAAACTCCAAAACCGACATCCAATCCCTCAAGCAGGATTCATCATCTTCTTCGGCTTCCAAAGCACTAACCGACGAGCAAAAAATCGATGATTTAAACCTTCCCCGACAGGAGGTGATTCGccgccttaggtttctgaaacaACCGGTGACTTTGTTCGGAGAAGATGATGTGGCGAGGCTCGATCGGTTGAAGTTTGTATTAAAAGCTGGATTGTTTGAAGTTGATGATAGTGACATGACTGAGGGACAAACAAATGATTTTCTGAGAGATATTGTGGAATTGAAGAAACGGCAGAAGTCAGGCATGTTGAGTGAGAGGAAGAGGAAGGTGCCGACGGAGGATGCCGGGGAGGATAAAGATGGTGGAGGAggtgatgaagatttgagtggaGATGGAGAAGAGGATGTGGATCATGATAAGGATGTGAAGAGGATGAAGACGAATTTCGAAGAGTTGTGTGATGAGGATAAGATTTTGGTGTtctttaagaagttgttgaatgAGTGGAATCAGGAGCTTGCTGAGATGACTGAGGCTGAAAAGCGGACAGCTAAGGGGAAATCAATGGTTGCTACTTTTAAGCAATGTGCTAGGTACCTGAATCCTTTATTCAAGTTCTGCAGGAAAAAG TTACTTCCTGATGACATTAGGCAAGCACTACTTGTGGTCGTCGAATGCTGTATGAAGAGGGACTATCTAGCAGCAATGGATCAGTACATTAAGATGGCAATTGGTAATGCACCTTGGCCTATTGGTGTTACTATGGTTGGTATTCACGAGCGGTCAGCTCGTGAGAAGATTTACACAAATAGTGTTGCGCATATCATGAACGACGAAACAACTAGGAAATATCTGCAGTCAGTTAAAAGACTGATGACCTTCTGTCAACGACGGTACCCAGCAATGCCATCCAAAGCTGTGGAGTTCAATAGCCTTGCAAATGGTAGTGACTTGCAGTCACTGCTTGCAGAAGAAGGGACATCTGGAGGATCTCAAACCTCAGAGGAAAGGCTTCGAATAATGCCTGCATAA